From Arctopsyche grandis isolate Sample6627 chromosome 12, ASM5162203v2, whole genome shotgun sequence, one genomic window encodes:
- the LOC143920007 gene encoding uncharacterized protein LOC143920007 isoform X1 produces MECRLCLCSAPAGSFVSIHDDPHPPRLVQRIWTCCQLRVRKDDHLPDMICLSCVNNLELFHSFRNSCFKNDTASRVKLDKYLKVKPEEVLLEDVLGADWPPNICSSPDDGETSGRKMTSTDNNMTAIIDTNRHVLAEELPFRKALDNMCSPNSELDHKTEFRDKLFTHKNNLLTRENSDTRRKLHDCVICSKTFTTKQNLSTHMGIHTGVKPHKCDICSKTFTTKQNLSTHMGIHTGVKPHKCAICLKSFRRICELSAHMGIHTVVKPYKCDICLKSFLKKCVLSAHMGIHTGVKPYKCDICSKTFTTKHNLSAHMGIHTGVKPNKCDICSKTFTTKHNLSTHMGIHTGVKPHKCEICSKTFNTKHILSVHMHIHTGVKPHNCDICSKTFTTKRNLSAHMDIHTGLKPHKCDICSKTFTMKRNLREHMGIHTGVKPNKCDICLKSFLRKCELSAHIRIHAGLRPHKCDICSKTFTTKQILSAHVGIHTGVTPHKCDICSKTFTRKQGLSAHMGIHTGVKPHKCDICLKSFLRKCELSAHMVIHTGVKPHKCHICSKTFTKKHNLSVHMDIHTVVKPHNVTFI; encoded by the exons ATGGAATGCAGACTTTGTCTCTGCTCTGCTCCAGCAGGgtccttcgtctccatccatgacgaccctcatccaccGCGATTGGTGCAgcgcatttggacctgctgtcagctgcgg GTTAGGAAAGATGACCATCTGCCAGATATGATATGCCTTTCTTGTGTCAACAATCTTGAATTGTTCCACAGCTTTCGAAACTCTTGTTTTAAGAACGACACAGCGTCGAGGGTGAAATTAGACAAGTATTTGAAAGTCAAGCCGGAGGAAGTTTTGCTGGAAGATGTGTTGGGTGCTGATTGGCCACCTAACATTTGTAGTTCACCAGACGATGGCGAG ACCTCTGGAAGAAAAATGACTTCGACAGATAATAATATGACAGCAATAATAGATACCAATAGACACGTTCTGGCGGAAGAATTACCATTTCGTAAAGCTTTAGATAATATGTGCTCTCCAAATTCTGAATTGGACCATAAAACAGAATTCCGAGACAAATTGTTTACTCATAAAAACAATCTTTTGACACGGGAAAACTCGGATACTCGAAGAAAGCTACATGATTGcgtcatttgttcaaaaacatttactacgaaacaaaatcttagtacacatatgggtattcacactggggtaaagccacacaaatgtgacatttgttcaaaaacatttactacaaAGCAAAATCTTAGtacacatatgggtattcatactggggtaaagccacataaatgtgccatttgtttaaaatcattccgtAGAATATGTGAACTCAgtgcacatatgggtattcatactgtgGTAAAGCCTTACAAatgcgacatttgtttaaaatcattccttaAAAAGTGTGTACTTAgtgcacatatgggtattcatactggcgtaaagccatacaaatgtgacatttgttcaaaaacgtTTACTACGAAACAcaatcttagtgcacatatgggtattcatactggggtaaagccaaacaaatgtgacatttgttcgaaaacatttactacgaaacataATCTTAGtacacatatgggtattcatactggggtaaagccacacaaatgtgaaatttgttcaaaaacatttaatacGAAACATATTCTtagtgtacatatgcatattcatactggggtaaagccacacaattgtgacatttgttcaaaaacatttactaccAAACGcaatcttagtgcacatatggaTATTCATACGGGgctaaagccacacaaatgtgacatttgttcaaaaacatttactatgaAACGAAATCTTCGtgaacatatgggtattcataccgGGGTAAAGCCAAACAAatgcgacatttgtttaaaatcattccttagaaaatGTGAACTCAGTGCACATATTCGTATTCATGCTGGGTTaaggccacacaaatgtgacatttgttcaaaaacatttactacgaaacaaatTCTTAGTGCACAtgtgggtattcatactggggtaacgccacacaaatgtgacatttgttcaaaaacatttacaagGAAACAAggtcttagtgcacatatgggtattcatactggagtaaagccacacaaatgtgacatttgtttaaaatcattccttagGAAATGTGAACTCAGTGCACATATGGTTATTCATAcaggggtaaagccacacaaatgtcacatttgttcaaaaacatttactaagAAACATAATCTTAGTGTACATATGGATATTCATACTGTAGTAAAGCCACACAATgtgacatttatttaa
- the LOC143920007 gene encoding uncharacterized protein LOC143920007 isoform X2 — translation MECRLCLCSAPAGSFVSIHDDPHPPRLVQRIWTCCQLRVRKDDHLPDMICLSCVNNLELFHSFRNSCFKNDTASRVKLDKYLKVKPEEVLLEDVLGADWPPNICSSPDDGETSGRKMTSTDNNMTAIIDTNRHVLAEELPFRKALDNMCSPNSELDHKTEFRDKLFTHKNNLLTRENSDTRRKLHDCVICSKTFTTKQNLSTHMGIHTGVKPHKCDICSKTFTTKQNLSTHMGIHTGVKPHKCAICLKSFRRICELSAHMGIHTVVKPYKCDICLKSFLKKCVLSAHMGIHTGVKPYKCDICSKTFTTKHNLSAHMGIHTGVKPNKCDICSKTFTTKHNLSTHMGIHTGVKPHKCEICSKTFNTKHILSVHMHIHTGG, via the exons ATGGAATGCAGACTTTGTCTCTGCTCTGCTCCAGCAGGgtccttcgtctccatccatgacgaccctcatccaccGCGATTGGTGCAgcgcatttggacctgctgtcagctgcgg GTTAGGAAAGATGACCATCTGCCAGATATGATATGCCTTTCTTGTGTCAACAATCTTGAATTGTTCCACAGCTTTCGAAACTCTTGTTTTAAGAACGACACAGCGTCGAGGGTGAAATTAGACAAGTATTTGAAAGTCAAGCCGGAGGAAGTTTTGCTGGAAGATGTGTTGGGTGCTGATTGGCCACCTAACATTTGTAGTTCACCAGACGATGGCGAG ACCTCTGGAAGAAAAATGACTTCGACAGATAATAATATGACAGCAATAATAGATACCAATAGACACGTTCTGGCGGAAGAATTACCATTTCGTAAAGCTTTAGATAATATGTGCTCTCCAAATTCTGAATTGGACCATAAAACAGAATTCCGAGACAAATTGTTTACTCATAAAAACAATCTTTTGACACGGGAAAACTCGGATACTCGAAGAAAGCTACATGATTGcgtcatttgttcaaaaacatttactacgaaacaaaatcttagtacacatatgggtattcacactggggtaaagccacacaaatgtgacatttgttcaaaaacatttactacaaAGCAAAATCTTAGtacacatatgggtattcatactggggtaaagccacataaatgtgccatttgtttaaaatcattccgtAGAATATGTGAACTCAgtgcacatatgggtattcatactgtgGTAAAGCCTTACAAatgcgacatttgtttaaaatcattccttaAAAAGTGTGTACTTAgtgcacatatgggtattcatactggcgtaaagccatacaaatgtgacatttgttcaaaaacgtTTACTACGAAACAcaatcttagtgcacatatgggtattcatactggggtaaagccaaacaaatgtgacatttgttcgaaaacatttactacgaaacataATCTTAGtacacatatgggtattcatactggggtaaagccacacaaatgtgaaatttgttcaaaaacatttaatacGAAACATATTCTtagtgtacatatgcatattcatactggg gggtaa